A genomic window from Sporosarcina sp. Marseille-Q4063 includes:
- the preA gene encoding NAD-dependent dihydropyrimidine dehydrogenase subunit PreA, translating to MADLRIDLAGIKSSNPFWLASAPPTNSGYQVQRAFEAGWGGAVWKTLGEPILNVSSRFAAVSFNGQRVAGFNNIELITDRPLEVNLQEILETKKRFPDHAIIASLMVEPQQEKWHEIVKKVEAVGVDGLELNFGCPHGMAERGMGAASGQVPELVEKQTHWVKEVARTPVIVKLTPNITDITMTAEAAVRGGADAVSMINTINSLAGVDLDSWNTVPHVGGKGAHGGYSGPAVKPIALNMVAECARNPFVNIPISGIGGISNWQDAAEFMLMGATGVQVCTAAMHHGFSIVEDMIDGLNNYLDEKGIASAMDMVGQSVQRYSDWGDLDLNYNIAAEINNDVCINCNKCYIACEDTAHQCIDLYTESGRPMLKVREQDCVGCNLCAIVCPVDGAISMVEKVSTIAPMTWNERQSLISNFAR from the coding sequence ATGGCAGACTTACGAATTGACTTAGCGGGGATTAAATCATCAAATCCATTTTGGTTAGCATCTGCACCACCGACTAATTCGGGCTATCAAGTGCAACGTGCATTTGAAGCGGGCTGGGGCGGGGCAGTTTGGAAAACATTGGGCGAACCAATTTTAAATGTTTCATCGCGCTTTGCGGCTGTTAGCTTTAACGGACAGAGAGTAGCGGGCTTTAATAATATTGAACTCATTACGGATCGTCCATTAGAGGTTAATTTACAGGAAATTCTTGAAACGAAAAAAAGGTTTCCTGATCATGCCATTATCGCTTCATTAATGGTGGAGCCACAGCAGGAAAAGTGGCATGAGATTGTCAAAAAAGTAGAAGCTGTCGGGGTTGACGGTCTTGAGCTTAATTTTGGTTGTCCACATGGGATGGCGGAACGAGGAATGGGGGCTGCTTCAGGTCAAGTCCCTGAATTGGTAGAAAAGCAAACGCACTGGGTGAAGGAAGTTGCACGTACACCTGTGATCGTCAAGCTAACACCAAACATTACGGATATTACGATGACGGCGGAAGCGGCAGTGCGTGGAGGGGCAGATGCCGTTAGTATGATTAATACGATCAACAGCTTAGCGGGAGTCGATTTAGATTCATGGAATACGGTACCGCATGTTGGCGGGAAGGGAGCACATGGCGGATATTCTGGGCCTGCTGTCAAGCCGATTGCACTAAATATGGTAGCAGAATGTGCGCGAAATCCTTTCGTCAATATACCAATTTCAGGCATTGGCGGGATTTCAAATTGGCAGGATGCTGCGGAATTTATGCTGATGGGTGCAACAGGCGTACAAGTCTGTACAGCAGCAATGCACCATGGATTTAGTATTGTCGAAGATATGATTGATGGGCTTAATAATTATCTGGATGAGAAGGGCATTGCCTCAGCGATGGATATGGTCGGTCAGTCGGTCCAACGTTATTCTGACTGGGGTGACTTAGATTTAAACTACAATATTGCTGCTGAAATTAATAATGATGTTTGTATTAATTGCAATAAGTGCTATATTGCGTGTGAAGATACGGCACATCAATGTATTGACCTGTACACAGAGAGTGGTCGTCCGATGCTAAAGGTACGTGAACAAGATTGTGTAGGCTGTAATTTATGCGCGATTGTGTGCCCGGTAGACGGTGCGATTTCAATGGTCGAAAAAGTGTCCACTATTGCACCAATGACTTGGAACGAACGTCAATCACTGATCAGTAATTTTGCTCGATAA
- a CDS encoding NCS1 family transporter, translating into MANGGDYLKSPDLLPVTHQQRNIGTFGFAVIWVGMAIVLAAFAIGGTAIMSLSLPMVILATMIGSILIGVFMTLIGDIGIEHGLSFPVYMRAPFGTFGTHIPSIVRGVTASCWFGLNTYFGALAINGILNLLFGFNNWFLCFLVFAALQLFNTSLGIKSIERFADFAAPVIILISCWMYITLADHATAEGKDVWTWVESPTTGMAAFTAFMVVIMANMGFWATLAADMPTLSRFFKAPKNERNWFKRNKTQLVGSLIVMPLTNTFIVTIGAVAYMAVASADPINALQQSASGIVLGVLLLMIVLAQWSTNTSANVIPAATIFSNIGGPKVPFWAAVIIAGIIGIIAQPWSLFGILVNALLIIGGILTAIVGILFADYYLIRKRRVNVKDLYELNGQYKYMNGFNLAGLIAWLIGGIIANMFPTYSSLVGFFVGALVYFVLAKYWWFKKYPQAELDDPSDARYLGITAGHDWDDIIEQEIVEQEIEEQSA; encoded by the coding sequence ATGGCGAATGGTGGCGATTATTTAAAATCACCAGATTTACTTCCAGTGACACATCAACAAAGAAATATCGGGACATTTGGTTTTGCAGTGATTTGGGTGGGAATGGCCATCGTATTAGCCGCCTTTGCAATTGGCGGAACAGCCATTATGAGTTTGTCATTGCCGATGGTAATTTTAGCGACAATGATAGGTTCAATTTTAATCGGCGTATTTATGACGTTAATCGGTGATATTGGCATTGAGCACGGCTTGTCCTTCCCGGTTTATATGCGTGCCCCATTTGGCACATTTGGCACGCATATACCATCGATTGTTCGCGGGGTGACAGCTTCTTGTTGGTTCGGGCTTAACACCTATTTTGGTGCATTGGCCATCAATGGGATTTTGAATTTATTATTTGGCTTTAATAATTGGTTTTTATGTTTCCTTGTTTTTGCAGCATTACAGTTATTTAACACATCGCTTGGCATTAAATCCATTGAGCGTTTTGCGGATTTTGCTGCGCCGGTTATCATTTTAATATCGTGCTGGATGTACATTACGCTTGCCGATCATGCAACCGCTGAAGGAAAAGATGTGTGGACTTGGGTAGAATCACCGACAACAGGGATGGCGGCTTTTACAGCGTTCATGGTCGTGATTATGGCGAACATGGGGTTCTGGGCAACGTTAGCAGCTGATATGCCAACACTATCGCGTTTCTTTAAAGCGCCTAAAAATGAACGCAATTGGTTCAAACGCAATAAGACGCAGTTAGTTGGCTCCTTAATCGTAATGCCGCTTACCAATACATTTATCGTAACCATAGGTGCGGTGGCTTATATGGCAGTGGCATCTGCTGATCCGATAAATGCCTTGCAGCAAAGTGCAAGTGGAATTGTGTTAGGGGTTTTATTGTTGATGATTGTGTTAGCGCAATGGTCGACCAATACATCAGCAAACGTTATTCCTGCGGCAACGATTTTCTCTAACATTGGTGGTCCAAAAGTGCCGTTCTGGGCTGCTGTTATAATCGCGGGGATTATTGGGATTATAGCACAGCCGTGGAGCCTGTTTGGCATCTTAGTCAATGCGCTATTAATCATTGGCGGTATTTTAACAGCTATTGTGGGAATATTATTCGCGGATTATTATTTAATCCGTAAACGCCGTGTGAACGTAAAAGATCTTTACGAGTTAAACGGCCAATATAAGTATATGAATGGCTTTAACTTGGCGGGGTTAATCGCTTGGTTGATTGGTGGTATCATAGCGAATATGTTCCCGACGTATTCTTCATTGGTGGGCTTTTTCGTGGGGGCACTCGTGTACTTTGTCTTGGCGAAATATTGGTGGTTCAAAAAGTACCCGCAAGCCGAACTAGACGATCCTAGTGACGCCAGGTATTTAGGGATTACAGCTGGTCACGATTGGGATGATATCATCGAGCAAGAAATCGTCGAGCAAGAAATTGAAGAACAAAGTGCTTAA
- a CDS encoding NUDIX hydrolase, translated as MIIVNVEGAIYKNGKWLLIERSLKEEHAGGTLSLVGGKVEFEGDSSDILERTLEREILEEVGIKVKDLEYVNSSSFVTDSGLNVVDIVFLCEHESGEAYAKSPDEVDGVIWFSTDQIISHSELPVYLKRNIELAELSLRRRLSLK; from the coding sequence ATGATTATCGTAAATGTGGAAGGTGCAATTTATAAGAATGGAAAGTGGCTATTAATAGAACGGAGTTTAAAAGAGGAGCATGCAGGAGGAACTCTTTCATTAGTTGGCGGTAAAGTTGAATTTGAAGGAGATTCATCAGATATCCTTGAAAGGACGCTTGAGCGTGAAATACTTGAAGAGGTTGGGATTAAGGTTAAAGACCTTGAATATGTAAATAGCTCTTCATTTGTTACGGATTCAGGACTGAATGTGGTAGATATAGTTTTTCTTTGTGAACATGAATCAGGTGAGGCTTATGCAAAAAGTCCTGATGAGGTTGATGGTGTTATTTGGTTTAGTACAGATCAAATAATATCTCACTCTGAATTACCAGTGTATTTGAAAAGGAATATTGAACTTGCGGAGTTGTCATTGAGGAGAAGACTCTCATTGAAGTAG
- a CDS encoding polyprenyl synthetase family protein encodes MNRMNEELLKNANACYRLAEQEAAHYFESLSVQLLQKAYVAPLIKDIQSWKMYHIRSNPFVSFFSNGKGKSDSIGYHNYIQWLDYSGKLDNYLDRSISYIYMRDLGKALDSPNTQSSIRRTVDSLKNYLTDSNPTDSVGKMETFSMAGLYRLAQKEGVESTTIWVMEKLKLVSSNIPKGMDAEEAKRKLIKIIAGVILHVVEEMDAEISPEERTQKLDEAIRLGYSYGLTYPFIDDILDANVLTDQEKKRYSELIRTALITGSVPELGVWTGINAELIRFIHSELRDAFEYIKVLQQPETQKYFFEQSYVFFNSQEVDREKDLSNANYTNEELYIPIILKSSSSRLITRSVISAPVDEGFDNRTFVYGIYNQLADDFADMFDDLKEGRVTPYTYYLTYHEKRSDLINPFELYWTVIFNLIHNVYNSDSKTCEVILNRAINGLKRFKKRMGTKKYNEIMTLFASGNPAFNKVIQYMVRKADDVDFFDKLLRDHMITILKSERKEREDFLETIETVRSQINDVLTIPEIENGLLTRESIIDAANYSLESDGKRLRPIMTWVMGVNEYGLNKLSIVPLLRSLEYMHTASLIFDDLPSQDNAPTRRGRQTLHEVYDVAIAELTGLFLTQKAVEEQTSLDQFDSKTVLNLIQYSSRIVGDMCRGQAMDLDSRGNQLTLEQLNRMCFYKTGIAFEASLIMPAILAHADELEMNVLKRFARHAGIAFQIKDDLLDVEGDLNILGKPIGVDAENNNATFVSILGVADAKKAMWEHYCLAMEMLQEIPRNTAFLKHLLNYIVNRDR; translated from the coding sequence ATGAATCGTATGAATGAAGAGTTACTAAAAAATGCAAATGCATGCTATCGATTGGCTGAGCAGGAGGCTGCTCATTATTTTGAATCACTTTCCGTACAACTTTTGCAAAAAGCGTATGTCGCACCCCTGATAAAAGATATTCAGTCATGGAAAATGTACCATATTCGTTCAAATCCATTCGTATCCTTTTTTTCGAATGGAAAGGGAAAATCTGATTCCATAGGGTATCACAATTACATCCAATGGCTGGATTACTCGGGTAAACTAGATAATTATCTGGACCGGAGCATTTCTTATATTTACATGCGAGATTTGGGCAAAGCTTTAGACTCACCCAACACACAGTCCAGCATTCGACGTACGGTAGATAGTCTGAAAAATTACTTGACTGACTCCAATCCTACAGATTCTGTAGGCAAAATGGAGACGTTTAGCATGGCTGGGTTATATCGACTGGCCCAAAAGGAAGGCGTTGAATCCACCACGATCTGGGTGATGGAAAAATTAAAGTTGGTTTCCTCCAATATTCCAAAGGGGATGGATGCTGAGGAAGCCAAGCGAAAACTTATCAAAATCATAGCGGGGGTAATCCTGCATGTGGTCGAAGAGATGGACGCTGAGATTTCTCCGGAAGAGCGTACCCAGAAACTTGATGAAGCGATTAGGTTAGGGTATTCCTATGGTCTGACATATCCATTCATTGACGATATTTTGGATGCCAACGTTTTAACCGATCAAGAGAAAAAACGATATTCTGAATTAATACGTACCGCACTTATCACAGGATCTGTTCCTGAATTGGGCGTATGGACTGGAATAAACGCTGAACTCATCCGATTTATTCATTCGGAACTTCGAGATGCCTTTGAATATATTAAAGTCCTTCAGCAGCCAGAGACACAAAAATATTTTTTCGAGCAGTCCTATGTGTTTTTTAATTCCCAGGAAGTGGATCGTGAAAAAGACCTGTCCAATGCTAATTACACCAATGAAGAGCTTTATATACCTATCATTTTAAAATCCTCTTCTTCACGTTTGATTACTCGTTCGGTAATAAGTGCCCCTGTGGATGAAGGTTTTGATAACCGAACATTCGTATATGGCATTTATAACCAGTTAGCGGATGATTTTGCAGATATGTTTGATGACTTAAAGGAAGGAAGGGTAACACCTTATACCTATTATCTAACCTATCATGAAAAGCGTTCGGATCTCATTAATCCTTTTGAATTGTACTGGACGGTCATCTTCAATTTGATCCATAATGTGTATAACTCAGATAGCAAGACTTGTGAAGTGATACTTAATCGTGCAATAAACGGGCTGAAACGATTTAAAAAACGAATGGGAACTAAAAAATACAACGAAATTATGACTTTATTTGCTTCCGGAAATCCTGCATTCAATAAAGTCATCCAGTATATGGTTCGAAAAGCGGATGATGTGGATTTCTTTGATAAACTGCTTCGGGATCATATGATTACAATTTTGAAGAGTGAACGGAAGGAAAGGGAAGACTTTTTAGAGACAATCGAAACCGTACGCAGTCAAATCAACGATGTCTTAACTATTCCTGAAATTGAAAATGGATTATTGACACGAGAGTCGATAATCGATGCTGCAAATTACAGTTTGGAGAGCGATGGCAAGCGATTAAGGCCAATCATGACTTGGGTCATGGGGGTTAACGAATATGGATTAAATAAATTGTCAATCGTACCGCTTCTTAGATCACTGGAATATATGCATACGGCATCCTTAATCTTTGATGATCTGCCATCTCAAGATAATGCGCCCACTCGCAGGGGGCGTCAAACATTACATGAGGTGTATGACGTTGCCATAGCAGAATTAACCGGTCTTTTTCTAACCCAAAAAGCGGTTGAAGAACAAACATCCCTTGACCAGTTCGATTCGAAAACGGTGCTAAACTTGATTCAATATTCGTCCCGGATAGTAGGGGATATGTGTAGGGGCCAGGCGATGGACTTGGATTCAAGAGGGAACCAATTGACGCTGGAACAATTAAATCGGATGTGCTTTTATAAGACTGGTATCGCATTCGAAGCTTCTCTCATAATGCCCGCAATTCTCGCCCATGCAGATGAGTTAGAAATGAATGTTTTGAAAAGATTCGCTCGTCATGCCGGCATTGCATTTCAGATTAAGGATGACCTACTCGATGTTGAAGGTGATCTGAACATACTCGGAAAACCGATTGGAGTAGATGCTGAAAATAATAATGCAACATTTGTGTCAATCCTGGGTGTAGCTGATGCAAAAAAAGCGATGTGGGAACATTATTGTCTTGCAATGGAAATGTTGCAAGAAATACCACGTAATACCGCTTTTTTGAAGCATTTATTGAATTATATAGTGAATCGTGATCGATGA
- a CDS encoding Nif3-like dinuclear metal center hexameric protein produces the protein MVLLNEVVNKLNKELNIKSFGKDPAFSRFVPSVYDPIHFDWKTAFEKEFTDLFNGLMIRGGEEVERIFLAVFPTDQVLERFIDESNSGDLLFMHHPLLMECGDPNGKWGRGFVPIKEEYINKIKDKKLSVYTCHTPLDYHKQLGTSVSIAKSLNAKIIDGFLQNENGDSLVLICNIKKTNTDNLEHDLKEIFELPYIDFEGQRLNHIDKVAIVAGCGDKVDWMKEAEGKGVQAYITGEIHCHIDNNYGKVKYEKMMDYAKVTTMSLIGVSHSASEYLVKKTQIKDWFEGNFGLKSILIPQEKWWL, from the coding sequence GTGGTACTTTTGAATGAAGTCGTAAATAAATTAAATAAAGAATTAAATATTAAATCGTTTGGTAAAGACCCTGCTTTTAGTCGATTTGTTCCTAGTGTCTATGATCCGATTCATTTTGATTGGAAAACTGCTTTTGAAAAGGAGTTTACGGACTTGTTTAATGGGCTTATGATCCGAGGTGGCGAAGAGGTAGAACGTATTTTTCTAGCGGTATTTCCTACCGACCAGGTTTTGGAACGATTTATCGACGAAAGTAATTCAGGTGACTTATTATTTATGCACCACCCATTACTAATGGAATGTGGAGATCCCAATGGAAAATGGGGTAGGGGTTTTGTCCCAATAAAAGAAGAGTACATAAATAAAATAAAAGATAAAAAGTTATCTGTTTATACTTGCCATACACCTTTGGATTATCACAAACAATTAGGCACAAGCGTTTCAATTGCTAAATCATTAAATGCTAAAATTATTGACGGTTTTTTGCAAAATGAAAATGGTGATAGTCTTGTTTTAATTTGTAATATTAAAAAGACGAATACTGATAATTTAGAACATGATTTGAAGGAAATCTTTGAACTTCCTTATATTGATTTTGAAGGGCAACGTTTAAATCATATTGATAAAGTTGCTATTGTTGCTGGTTGTGGAGATAAAGTAGATTGGATGAAAGAAGCAGAAGGAAAAGGAGTTCAAGCATACATTACAGGTGAAATTCATTGCCATATTGATAATAATTATGGGAAAGTAAAATATGAAAAGATGATGGATTACGCCAAGGTCACAACGATGTCACTCATTGGTGTGTCACATTCCGCATCAGAATATCTTGTAAAAAAGACACAAATAAAAGATTGGTTTGAAGGTAATTTCGGGCTGAAATCTATTTTAATTCCACAAGAAAAATGGTGGTTATAG
- a CDS encoding MerR family DNA-binding transcriptional regulator — translation MYKISDFSEMTGLSKETLRYYAEVKLLEPAYIDPNNNYRYYDDGSYFLAILLGKLRRFGFKIQEMISVMEDESFANLEGLLLQKRNNIQMQIEDLLIQVEEIDDFLESGKEENE, via the coding sequence TTGTATAAGATTAGTGATTTCTCCGAGATGACTGGGTTAAGTAAAGAAACATTACGATACTATGCAGAAGTTAAATTACTTGAACCTGCCTATATTGATCCAAATAACAACTATCGATATTACGATGATGGAAGTTACTTTTTGGCAATACTCCTCGGAAAGTTGAGAAGGTTTGGTTTTAAGATTCAGGAAATGATTTCTGTAATGGAGGATGAATCTTTTGCAAATTTAGAAGGATTGTTATTACAAAAAAGAAATAATATACAGATGCAGATAGAGGATCTTCTAATTCAAGTTGAAGAGATAGATGATTTTCTTGAATCTGGGAAGGAGGAAAACGAATGA
- a CDS encoding NAD(P)-dependent oxidoreductase, with protein sequence MTSQLERNFVEMNSRMTKNEALEEANRCLYCYDAPCITACPTSIQIPNFIKKIASSNMKGSAMTIMEANPVGASCARVCPTEELCEGACVLHSSTKPIKIGHLQRYATDWAMESDVELFKKGQTNGQTVAIVGSGPAGLSAARELSRFGYSVTIFEAEEKAGGLGSYGIVSFRLPNDVVDWEVAQVAKLGVDIKTNTTVGVDISPEEILAQYDSVILAVGMGTVPNLGIKGEELVGVHDAIEFVKHTKMGALTEDLIGKRVAVIGAGNTAIDGATCAVRLGAEQVDILYRRTEKEMTAYQFEYEFAKQDGVGFKWLTAPKQIIGDDAGKVVGLECVKMKLGEAGADGRQRPEVIEGSEFVIEVDAVIKAIGQTRFVSLIEAFGLQHTDGVVDIDETTMQTSNDKVFACGDVVFGNGQGEAMVVTAAQQGKDAAYIIHERLRKPSGIA encoded by the coding sequence ATGACTTCGCAACTCGAACGAAATTTTGTGGAAATGAATAGCAGGATGACAAAAAATGAAGCACTAGAAGAGGCGAATCGCTGTCTGTACTGCTATGACGCACCTTGTATTACAGCATGTCCCACAAGTATTCAAATCCCGAATTTCATTAAAAAAATTGCTTCTAGTAATATGAAAGGTTCGGCCATGACGATTATGGAGGCCAATCCAGTTGGTGCAAGCTGTGCACGAGTATGCCCGACCGAGGAATTATGTGAAGGGGCATGTGTGTTACATTCCTCCACAAAGCCTATTAAAATCGGTCACTTGCAACGTTATGCAACAGATTGGGCAATGGAATCAGACGTCGAACTATTTAAAAAGGGCCAAACAAACGGACAAACGGTAGCGATTGTTGGCTCTGGTCCAGCTGGTTTATCGGCAGCGCGTGAGCTTAGTCGCTTCGGCTATAGTGTCACAATTTTTGAAGCTGAAGAAAAGGCGGGTGGCTTGGGCAGCTACGGAATCGTATCATTTCGATTGCCGAATGATGTAGTGGATTGGGAAGTTGCGCAAGTTGCAAAGCTTGGTGTGGACATTAAAACAAATACAACCGTAGGCGTAGATATTTCACCTGAGGAAATTTTAGCGCAATATGACAGCGTTATTTTAGCGGTTGGTATGGGGACTGTTCCTAACCTTGGCATTAAAGGTGAGGAACTAGTAGGCGTTCATGATGCCATTGAGTTTGTAAAGCACACGAAAATGGGTGCACTGACAGAAGACTTAATCGGTAAACGTGTTGCGGTCATCGGTGCCGGTAACACAGCCATTGATGGTGCAACCTGTGCTGTGCGACTAGGTGCGGAGCAAGTGGACATTCTTTATAGAAGAACAGAAAAAGAGATGACAGCCTACCAATTTGAATATGAATTTGCCAAGCAGGATGGCGTTGGATTTAAGTGGCTGACCGCGCCGAAACAAATTATCGGTGATGATGCAGGGAAAGTAGTGGGACTTGAATGCGTCAAAATGAAACTTGGAGAGGCGGGTGCAGACGGCAGGCAACGACCTGAAGTAATAGAGGGATCCGAGTTTGTTATAGAGGTGGACGCTGTCATTAAAGCAATTGGACAAACACGCTTTGTCTCGCTTATTGAAGCGTTTGGATTACAGCATACGGACGGGGTAGTAGACATTGACGAAACGACAATGCAAACATCGAATGACAAAGTGTTTGCCTGTGGGGATGTCGTGTTCGGCAATGGCCAAGGGGAAGCAATGGTGGTAACAGCTGCACAGCAAGGTAAAGATGCTGCTTACATCATTCACGAGCGTTTAAGAAAACCGAGCGGAATCGCATAG
- a CDS encoding NUDIX hydrolase — protein sequence MGYIKDLREVVGHRPLIFVGSVTVIVDEMGRLLLQQRKFPHGAWGITGGLMELGESTEDVARREIMEETGLKVDKLNLINVYSGPQNYIKAENGDEFYVVTVAYYSEGFEGDLIIDKSESITFDFFYPNELPKNIVKSHRVILDEFLAKHYSYEGKTNLYSY from the coding sequence ATGGGATATATAAAAGATTTAAGAGAAGTAGTTGGACATAGACCTTTGATATTTGTAGGTTCTGTAACAGTTATTGTTGATGAAATGGGAAGGTTGTTATTACAACAACGAAAGTTTCCGCATGGTGCTTGGGGAATTACAGGCGGACTAATGGAATTAGGAGAATCTACTGAAGATGTCGCTAGACGTGAAATAATGGAAGAGACTGGTCTAAAGGTTGATAAGCTGAACCTAATAAACGTCTATTCAGGACCACAGAATTATATAAAAGCGGAAAATGGTGACGAGTTCTATGTTGTTACAGTTGCTTATTACTCAGAGGGTTTTGAAGGGGATTTAATCATAGATAAATCTGAATCCATAACATTTGATTTCTTTTACCCTAATGAATTACCGAAAAACATTGTTAAAAGTCATAGAGTTATTTTAGATGAATTCTTAGCTAAGCATTATTCATATGAAGGGAAAACAAATTTATACTCTTATTAA
- a CDS encoding histidine phosphatase family protein has protein sequence METSIYLIRHCESEGQSSDSPLTERGLIQASELSDFLSDIKVDRVISSPFLRAIQTIKPFAENKKIEIETDNRLTERELSSIFFTDWMEKLEATFIDMDIKYEDGESSNEAMNRIVEVVNDIVESYSENTIIVAHGGIISLLLNHYDKNFAFEQWKSLSNPDVYLLKISRNNVQYKRLWK, from the coding sequence GTGGAAACAAGCATCTATTTGATTAGGCATTGTGAATCAGAGGGACAATCCTCTGATTCACCATTAACAGAAAGAGGATTAATCCAAGCAAGTGAACTGTCTGACTTTTTATCTGATATAAAGGTTGATAGAGTCATTTCCAGTCCATTCTTGCGAGCTATTCAAACGATAAAGCCTTTTGCGGAGAATAAGAAGATAGAAATTGAGACGGATAACCGATTAACCGAACGTGAACTAAGTTCCATCTTTTTCACAGATTGGATGGAAAAATTAGAGGCAACATTCATCGATATGGATATAAAGTATGAAGATGGAGAATCCAGTAACGAAGCCATGAATCGAATTGTAGAGGTTGTAAATGATATTGTGGAAAGTTATTCTGAAAATACGATTATCGTGGCCCACGGAGGGATTATCTCCTTATTATTAAATCACTATGATAAGAATTTTGCTTTTGAGCAATGGAAAAGTTTGAGTAATCCAGACGTGTATCTATTGAAAATTTCTCGAAACAATGTTCAATATAAACGTTTATGGAAATAG
- a CDS encoding SRPBCC family protein — protein MIQWKEETIIETNIENVWSLFLDKNIKKIMPKVEEHTLIEKTEEEVGAKHQQKYREGKRIETYIVETLAYENLEDKKHKKISFVLGKAFEITLSFKLLKISDTQTKFIYEGRNRGVNFVGRAMLKLGSEKSNNKVVKEFMQKVKEEAMKISKSVI, from the coding sequence ATGATTCAATGGAAAGAAGAAACTATTATTGAGACAAATATTGAAAATGTATGGAGCTTATTTTTGGATAAAAACATCAAGAAAATTATGCCTAAAGTGGAGGAACATACATTAATTGAAAAGACGGAAGAGGAAGTTGGGGCAAAACATCAACAAAAGTATCGTGAAGGAAAACGCATTGAAACCTACATTGTAGAAACATTAGCGTATGAAAACCTTGAAGACAAAAAACATAAGAAAATAAGTTTTGTTTTAGGAAAAGCCTTTGAAATCACTCTTTCTTTTAAATTGCTTAAAATTAGTGATACACAGACGAAATTTATTTATGAAGGAAGAAACAGGGGAGTTAATTTTGTAGGAAGGGCAATGTTGAAGCTAGGCAGTGAGAAAAGCAATAATAAAGTTGTAAAAGAGTTTATGCAAAAAGTGAAAGAGGAAGCAATGAAAATTTCAAAGAGTGTAATATAA
- a CDS encoding hydrolase → MGSRIMHLVIANRIAECLSIEDRTAFLFGGIAPDAVRTKDSSHFFIGEVQDYSRSVDYKGFLHKYSSHVESHYILGYFTHLIADDIWLKGFYLPWLKNRIEANNETLNLYHNDFQLLNGKLLEHYGFTDELRKMLSSLPTILDLQEVKSKDVEKFIPYVLCDMEYDQEVINEQLNVFTFNQIVGYIETSVDNGLLNIKPLLT, encoded by the coding sequence ATGGGGTCAAGAATCATGCACTTGGTTATTGCTAATAGAATTGCAGAATGTCTGTCGATAGAAGATAGAACAGCATTTTTATTTGGGGGCATTGCTCCAGATGCTGTCAGAACTAAAGACTCGTCGCATTTCTTTATAGGTGAAGTACAAGATTATTCAAGAAGCGTTGATTATAAAGGATTTTTGCATAAATATAGTTCGCACGTAGAAAGTCATTACATATTGGGGTACTTTACACATTTAATAGCTGATGATATATGGCTGAAAGGCTTTTATCTTCCTTGGTTGAAAAACAGGATAGAAGCTAATAATGAAACGCTTAATTTATACCATAATGATTTTCAATTACTGAATGGAAAGTTATTAGAACACTACGGTTTTACAGATGAATTAAGAAAAATGCTCAGTTCTCTTCCTACAATTTTGGATTTGCAAGAGGTTAAGTCCAAAGATGTTGAAAAATTCATTCCTTATGTATTATGCGATATGGAGTACGATCAGGAAGTTATTAATGAACAACTTAATGTATTTACGTTTAATCAGATAGTTGGTTATATAGAGACATCAGTTGATAATGGATTATTGAATATAAAACCACTACTTACTTGA